GTGGTGTGTGCCCTGCCGGCGCTCGTTCCCGTGGCTCAACGACATGCAGCAGAAATACGCCAGCGACGGACTGATGATCATCGGCATCAACGAAGACAACGACCAGGCTGACGCAGAAGCCTTTCTGCAGGAATACCCGGCAGGCTTCCGGATTATGGCCGATCCCGAAGGCCTTCTGGCCAGTCAGTTCGAGCTGCTTGCCATGCCGACCTCTTACCTGATCGGCCGGGACGGTTCGCTGGTTGCGAACCACCTCGGCTTCAAGACCGCCAAAGAAGGCGAATACGAAGCGCTGCTGCGCACCGCGCTTGGACTCAGCGAGCTCGACAGCTCTGAAACCGGAGAAGCGCACCCATGAAAAAGATTTCACTGGCAGTACTGCTGGCAATGTTGAGTACCGTGTCCGCGTGCAGCACGCTCGGCGTCGAACCCTGGGAACGCGACACACTGGCACGCGACGACATGCAGTTGCTGACCGATCCTGTCGAAGCGGGTCTCGACGATCATATTTACTTCAGCAAGGAAGCAAGCAGCGGCGGTCGTGGATTTGGTGGCGGCGGTTGTGGCTGTAACTGAACACGTCTTCAACGTACGGAATTGAATTCATGAAAAAAGACATCGCACGCACGCTGGCCGCGGCCACGTGCTCACTGTTAGGCAGCGCCACTCTCGCTCCTTTGCAAGCACAGGAAGAGCCCAACTGGGACTTCAACACCGCACTGCTCTACTACGGCGAAAGCGACAGCCGCGTGCAGGACATCAGCCTGAACGTG
The DNA window shown above is from Woeseia oceani and carries:
- a CDS encoding TlpA disulfide reductase family protein is translated as MNRIRSTRLAVPLMALTALLTLGTATAQPLDKPEFLNEHRGKVVLVDFWASWCVPCRRSFPWLNDMQQKYASDGLMIIGINEDNDQADAEAFLQEYPAGFRIMADPEGLLASQFELLAMPTSYLIGRDGSLVANHLGFKTAKEGEYEALLRTALGLSELDSSETGEAHP
- a CDS encoding DUF4266 domain-containing protein, coding for MKKISLAVLLAMLSTVSACSTLGVEPWERDTLARDDMQLLTDPVEAGLDDHIYFSKEASSGGRGFGGGGCGCN